The [Actinobacillus] rossii genome contains a region encoding:
- a CDS encoding Ribbon-helix-helix domain, with amino-acid sequence MALTVRLPDELQQRLDHLSVQTGRAKSFYVKEALEAYLEDLENLLLANAVLERVRSGKEKTYSLEEVENELNLERHLSGNR; translated from the coding sequence ATGGCATTAACAGTAAGACTACCAGACGAATTACAACAACGCTTAGATCATCTATCCGTCCAAACAGGGCGAGCAAAATCTTTTTATGTCAAAGAAGCATTAGAAGCCTATTTGGAAGACTTAGAAAATTTACTCTTAGCTAATGCTGTTCTTGAGCGTGTCCGTTCAGGTAAAGAAAAAACCTATTCATTAGAGGAAGTCGAGAATGAGCTTAACTTGGAACGTCATCTTAGCGGAAACCGCTAA
- the relE_1 gene encoding Toxin RelE, translating to MSLTWNVILAETAKKQLAKLAKKNPQQAQQIIRYLKTLATLENPRDRGKGLVGDLSGMWRYRVGDYRIICHIDNGELLITALEIGHRREIYH from the coding sequence ATGAGCTTAACTTGGAACGTCATCTTAGCGGAAACCGCTAAAAAGCAATTAGCCAAACTCGCCAAGAAAAATCCTCAACAGGCTCAACAAATTATCCGTTACCTCAAAACCTTAGCGACGCTCGAAAATCCACGAGATCGGGGCAAAGGTTTAGTTGGCGATTTATCTGGAATGTGGCGTTATCGTGTTGGAGATTACCGCATCATTTGCCATATTGATAATGGAGAATTGTTGATAACTGCCTTAGAAATCGGGCATCGAAGAGAGATTTATCATTAA
- a CDS encoding putative phage minor tail protein — protein METFNFNPDWGMQLNKKPEVFQVGFGDGYEQVSPKGLNHILRVYDVSFSGPTSRIKQIDDFLNKQGGVKAFLWTPHDSTQGKFRCDEWKTNQQQGFWTLSAQFREVIL, from the coding sequence ATGGAAACCTTTAATTTCAACCCTGATTGGGGAATGCAACTCAATAAAAAACCTGAAGTCTTTCAAGTGGGGTTTGGTGACGGTTATGAACAAGTTTCCCCAAAAGGCTTAAATCATATTTTGCGAGTTTATGATGTTTCTTTCAGTGGCCCAACAAGCAGAATTAAGCAGATTGATGATTTCCTCAATAAACAGGGAGGAGTGAAAGCCTTTTTATGGACTCCGCACGATTCAACGCAAGGGAAATTTCGTTGTGATGAATGGAAAACAAACCAACAACAAGGCTTTTGGACGCTTTCAGCTCAATTTAGAGAGGTGATTTTGTAA